A genomic region of Halobacteriovorax sp. JY17 contains the following coding sequences:
- a CDS encoding TrkH family potassium uptake protein, translated as MVVFIPLLITWGDIEFAFWLASAHLLSSILALYDDVNEVKEEKVRNEQNLFQGLRLRPAQMVLFSFVGVIFLGTFLLMLPVSSVDGKSISFVDGLFMATSATCVTGLSTLSVQDNLSVFGQVVLLALIQIGGLSIMTLYSSMAILLGRSMRMKDRIIMQDLLDVSSLEELFAMIVNIIKYTFLIELWGGIVLTIAFTFEGFEFGKALYYGFFHSISAFCNAGFSLFNNSLESYAGSPLVNGTIAILIILGGLGFIVLKELSEVITKGKKLVRLGLHSKIVIVTTIVLTVVGTLFIFFGEFLNALDSYTLWEKMQISFFQSVTLRTAGFNTIPLTNLHKYTIYMMTLFMFIGGSPGSTAGGVKTTTLAILFYSIKSTLKGDKKVTVLDRRIPSPMVVRATALMFISILITSSFILILMKLEPEQSFLPIFFEVISASGTVGLTLGITPYLSMMGKIAVSLLMLIGRIGPLTLILAIGQRNRDKGKIDYPDGRIMIG; from the coding sequence ATGGTTGTTTTTATACCACTCTTAATTACGTGGGGAGATATAGAGTTTGCTTTTTGGCTAGCTTCTGCTCATCTGCTTTCTTCAATTCTCGCTCTCTATGACGATGTAAACGAAGTTAAAGAAGAGAAGGTGAGAAATGAGCAAAACTTATTTCAAGGTCTCAGGCTACGACCAGCGCAGATGGTTTTGTTTTCTTTTGTAGGGGTTATTTTTCTCGGAACTTTCTTGTTGATGCTTCCTGTTTCTTCCGTTGATGGAAAGAGTATCTCTTTTGTGGATGGCCTCTTTATGGCGACCTCGGCAACTTGCGTGACGGGGTTAAGTACTCTATCCGTTCAAGATAATTTATCTGTCTTTGGACAAGTTGTTCTCTTGGCCCTCATTCAAATTGGTGGGTTATCAATAATGACCCTTTATTCATCGATGGCAATTCTTCTTGGAAGATCGATGAGAATGAAGGATAGAATTATTATGCAAGATCTCTTAGATGTTTCTTCTTTAGAGGAGCTCTTTGCTATGATCGTAAATATTATAAAATATACTTTTCTCATCGAATTATGGGGAGGGATCGTTCTTACTATTGCGTTTACTTTTGAAGGCTTTGAGTTTGGAAAAGCTCTCTATTACGGATTCTTCCATAGTATTTCAGCTTTTTGTAATGCAGGCTTTAGTCTCTTTAATAACTCCTTGGAGAGCTATGCAGGCTCTCCATTAGTAAATGGAACAATCGCAATTCTAATTATTCTCGGTGGTTTAGGATTTATTGTTTTAAAAGAATTAAGTGAAGTTATAACTAAAGGGAAGAAGCTCGTTAGACTAGGGCTTCACTCTAAAATTGTTATCGTGACAACAATAGTTTTAACGGTTGTAGGGACACTCTTTATCTTCTTCGGAGAATTTTTAAATGCTCTTGATTCGTATACGCTCTGGGAGAAGATGCAAATATCTTTCTTCCAATCAGTAACACTTAGAACTGCAGGATTTAATACGATACCTCTTACGAATTTGCATAAGTACACTATCTATATGATGACTCTCTTTATGTTTATCGGTGGGAGTCCGGGCTCAACTGCTGGTGGTGTTAAGACGACAACTCTTGCAATTCTTTTTTATTCGATTAAATCTACGCTTAAGGGTGATAAGAAAGTTACTGTTCTAGATAGAAGAATACCTTCTCCAATGGTTGTACGTGCAACGGCCTTAATGTTTATCTCTATTTTAATTACAAGTTCTTTTATTCTAATACTTATGAAGCTAGAGCCTGAACAATCTTTTCTGCCCATATTCTTTGAAGTGATTAGTGCGTCTGGAACTGTAGGACTAACCCTTGGGATTACTCCTTATCTATCAATGATGGGAAAAATTGCAGTTTCACTTTTAATGCTTATTGGACGAATAGGGCCTTTAACGCTGATTTTAGCAATTGGTCAGAGAAATAGAGATAAAGGTAAAATAGACTACCCTGATGGTAGAATAATGATTGGTTAG
- a CDS encoding tetratricopeptide repeat protein, with translation MKFANKIFILTVLLAFTSCATRNKLSKTPEEKKAELFYSHGTSKLLQQNYREALKYLKQAYEINQKDTKILNNLGMSYYFLGQTATAFKYLNQSLEIDSKNSDALNNLGSLYFKNKEYDKSLKSYESVLKNLTYQHQYRTHYNIGLIHLIKGNKDKAKENFLLSNTQNQDYCPASFELGKLYLGEYRYNSALKWFKEASKGKCYENPEPIYMQAITYLQLEETFQAKAKFQEVIERFSSTRYSTLAHLKLKNMKSEQTLEKQASDKITPIKGKSSNQYDSPSF, from the coding sequence ATGAAATTTGCAAATAAAATTTTCATACTAACAGTACTTCTTGCGTTCACTTCATGTGCTACTCGAAATAAACTTTCTAAAACACCAGAAGAAAAAAAAGCTGAGCTATTCTACTCACACGGAACATCTAAATTACTCCAGCAAAACTACAGAGAAGCTCTCAAATATCTAAAACAAGCTTACGAAATTAATCAAAAAGATACGAAAATTTTAAATAATCTTGGAATGAGCTACTACTTTCTAGGTCAAACAGCGACAGCTTTTAAATATCTCAATCAAAGTTTAGAGATAGATAGTAAGAACTCTGATGCTCTTAATAATCTAGGCTCACTTTATTTCAAGAATAAAGAGTACGATAAATCACTTAAAAGCTATGAGAGCGTTTTAAAGAACCTGACTTACCAACACCAGTATAGAACTCACTATAATATTGGTCTTATTCACTTAATAAAAGGGAACAAGGACAAGGCCAAGGAAAACTTCCTATTATCCAATACTCAAAATCAAGATTACTGCCCGGCTAGTTTTGAGCTGGGTAAGCTATATCTTGGGGAGTATAGATACAATTCTGCGCTCAAATGGTTCAAAGAAGCTTCCAAAGGGAAGTGTTATGAAAACCCAGAGCCTATTTATATGCAAGCAATTACCTATCTACAGCTAGAAGAGACTTTTCAGGCAAAAGCTAAATTTCAAGAAGTTATAGAACGTTTTTCCTCTACTAGATATTCAACTCTAGCTCACTTAAAATTGAAGAATATGAAAAGTGAACAAACATTGGAAAAACAAGCGAGTGATAAGATTACTCCTATAAAAGGAAAGAGTTCTAATCAATACGATAGTCCATCTTTCTAA
- a CDS encoding helix-turn-helix domain-containing protein, with the protein MNTEQNSEEVSTNESVASNEVVSKMTIGEFLRSAREERNLSLKVISQHTKISVTILENIENNTFENLPSKAYVIGFVKSYSKTINLDEAECLKLLNEAYGGKPQPTTQSVQAPLKGTPPTNPPVEASSSKEIPSQYLTIAGVFVALVILFAIVINNTNNNPREEIVAEEQSLEKEVNQTPLVDVKPQEVSENTPLTQQPEVEEPSTEEEVVVAEETEPEPEPEVEVTATEPVKTEEIKVEETKKEIVEKKKEETKITLRSLPMPLYEISSDKEVYTYLPESIKAALIKDKQNIFINAVDGDTWITYKSDNDDIKKFVLSKGRTLLIRGDIVRIFLGNVNVARIFLNNKALEITSRSGVKSLIFPQEQAKNYKLPLFIYPKPGQVITSSEYEESLSN; encoded by the coding sequence ATGAACACAGAACAAAATAGTGAAGAAGTGTCGACTAACGAGAGTGTTGCATCTAACGAGGTGGTAAGTAAAATGACAATTGGTGAATTCCTACGCTCGGCAAGAGAAGAGAGAAATCTCTCACTCAAAGTCATCTCTCAACATACTAAGATTTCTGTCACTATTTTAGAAAATATAGAGAATAATACTTTTGAAAACTTACCAAGCAAGGCCTACGTCATTGGTTTTGTTAAAAGCTACTCTAAGACCATTAACTTAGATGAAGCCGAATGCCTAAAGCTCTTAAATGAAGCCTACGGCGGTAAGCCCCAACCCACGACTCAGTCAGTTCAAGCACCACTTAAAGGAACTCCTCCGACGAATCCTCCAGTTGAAGCGAGTTCATCTAAAGAGATTCCTTCTCAGTACCTAACGATAGCAGGTGTCTTCGTTGCGCTTGTCATTCTCTTTGCAATTGTCATTAATAATACAAATAACAATCCAAGAGAAGAAATCGTAGCTGAAGAGCAAAGTCTTGAAAAAGAAGTTAATCAAACTCCATTAGTCGATGTAAAGCCTCAAGAAGTTTCAGAGAATACTCCACTCACACAGCAACCTGAAGTCGAAGAACCATCTACCGAAGAAGAGGTCGTGGTAGCGGAAGAAACTGAGCCTGAGCCTGAGCCTGAAGTTGAGGTTACAGCTACTGAGCCTGTTAAAACGGAAGAAATTAAAGTAGAGGAAACAAAAAAAGAAATAGTAGAAAAGAAAAAAGAAGAAACTAAAATTACACTTAGATCTCTTCCAATGCCTTTATATGAAATCTCAAGCGATAAAGAGGTTTACACATATCTTCCAGAAAGTATTAAAGCTGCTCTAATTAAAGACAAGCAAAATATTTTCATTAATGCCGTTGATGGCGATACTTGGATTACTTACAAATCAGATAATGACGATATTAAGAAATTTGTTCTAAGCAAGGGAAGAACTCTTCTTATAAGAGGAGATATTGTTCGAATTTTCCTTGGTAATGTAAATGTAGCGAGAATATTTCTAAACAACAAAGCGCTAGAAATAACTTCAAGATCTGGTGTTAAGTCTTTAATTTTTCCACAAGAACAGGCGAAAAATTACAAGCTACCACTCTTTATTTATCCAAAGCCAGGGCAAGTTATCACTTCTTCAGAGTATGAAGAAAGTCTTTCTAACTAG
- a CDS encoding LptF/LptG family permease translates to MLKITQRYLAVNFIAPFTMSLFFFVAFLLTFQLFRIIKIVISKGVEWTLVFELMGHIAISFIPMAVPLSCLFATIYTLNKLSEDSEIVAMRSFGLTKSKLFLPFLISALFIGACVYSLNNKVIPASKTQFKNTIVILTSRGVLTDIKEGQFFTEVAGVTLFADTVIDKGRKMYNVFIQQEGKGNLLEQVVTAKEGALIKMRNDEWSVPSVRLHLTNGTIVKRFKDSEKNLEKILFKEYDFPLASGGAVNNFVTKDGMRTNSELRKEIEAATKRAKEQKLSKRDTEVSMSKTKLELWSRINTPIQCIVFVLVGFALGIKHGRGKSKNTSGRALAVLLSYYTIFFLGVSLARKGIVPAYVVVFTPTILAAIVGGYFYKKLDWAS, encoded by the coding sequence ATGCTTAAAATTACTCAGCGCTATCTCGCAGTAAACTTCATTGCTCCATTTACCATGAGTCTCTTCTTCTTTGTGGCGTTTCTGCTGACTTTTCAGCTTTTTCGCATCATTAAAATTGTTATTAGTAAGGGAGTGGAGTGGACGCTAGTATTTGAGCTCATGGGTCATATTGCAATCTCTTTTATTCCGATGGCAGTGCCTCTTTCGTGCCTCTTCGCCACTATTTATACCTTAAATAAGCTAAGCGAGGACTCTGAAATCGTTGCAATGCGCTCGTTTGGGCTGACCAAATCCAAGCTCTTTCTTCCTTTTCTTATATCAGCACTATTTATCGGAGCTTGTGTTTATTCCTTGAATAATAAGGTGATACCAGCTTCAAAAACTCAGTTTAAAAATACGATTGTAATACTAACTTCAAGAGGTGTTCTTACGGACATTAAAGAAGGACAATTCTTTACTGAAGTCGCGGGAGTGACTCTCTTTGCTGATACCGTTATCGATAAGGGTAGGAAGATGTATAACGTCTTTATTCAGCAAGAGGGAAAAGGAAATTTATTGGAGCAAGTTGTAACGGCCAAAGAAGGTGCTCTTATAAAAATGAGAAATGATGAATGGTCAGTGCCGAGCGTGAGGCTTCATTTAACAAACGGGACAATTGTTAAACGCTTTAAAGATTCTGAGAAGAATTTAGAAAAGATACTTTTTAAAGAGTATGACTTTCCACTGGCTTCAGGTGGAGCTGTTAATAATTTTGTAACAAAAGATGGAATGAGAACTAACTCAGAGCTTAGAAAAGAAATCGAAGCTGCGACAAAGAGGGCCAAGGAGCAAAAACTTTCAAAGAGAGACACTGAGGTCTCAATGTCTAAAACAAAATTGGAATTATGGTCGAGAATTAATACGCCTATTCAATGTATAGTTTTTGTCTTAGTTGGTTTCGCTCTAGGCATAAAGCACGGAAGAGGGAAGAGTAAGAATACTTCTGGGCGTGCTCTAGCAGTTCTTTTGAGTTATTATACAATATTCTTCTTGGGAGTAAGCTTGGCCAGGAAGGGAATCGTTCCGGCCTACGTTGTTGTCTTTACCCCAACTATTCTTGCTGCAATCGTTGGGGGATACTTCTATAAGAAATTGGATTGGGCTAGTTAG
- a CDS encoding leucyl aminopeptidase, with product MKYTLNLGAKEFSSDNVVLVSAFEKTIEAKGKTKESKAIVNTHWSKEIKAAFEKIKTSVDFTGTAGSTYTLHLENGTTVLVYGLGEKKAVTFETLRNHSAKIYKAIAAKYKEVAIQFDGFTIKSKADESLNAMVEGISLADYKFDRHFVTKTPAKLTEITFDSAAKKTGLKKLQKTLDDTLVVTESINVGRNFVNEAPNILRSTTYAKEVLEDIKGTKGVKSKVLGRAELKKEKMGLFLSVNDGSAYEPQLVHLTYTPSKMTKKTKHIALVGKGLVFDTGGYSLKPSGSMVNMKFDMAGSATVYSAFRAVAKLGLDVKITCILGMTDNAVNEHATMPDAIVKARNGLSVEILNTDAEGRLVLADCLDYACDQKPDAIIDSATLTGAVLVSLGNQVCGIMGNDQKLTDKILKSAKNTDEYMWQLPIIQEFHDDLKSPVADLKNIGGSSFGGSSKAAAFLSKFVKNDIPWAHLDIAGIGDSQGHKAYCPTKGASGLIVRTLVDFLKNA from the coding sequence ATGAAATACACTCTTAATCTTGGAGCTAAAGAATTTTCAAGCGACAATGTCGTTCTAGTGTCTGCATTTGAAAAGACTATTGAAGCTAAGGGAAAGACTAAAGAATCTAAGGCCATCGTAAATACACATTGGTCAAAAGAAATCAAAGCTGCTTTTGAGAAAATTAAAACTTCTGTAGACTTCACAGGAACTGCAGGAAGTACTTACACTCTTCACTTGGAAAACGGAACGACAGTTCTAGTTTACGGACTTGGAGAAAAGAAAGCTGTAACTTTTGAAACTCTTAGAAACCACTCTGCAAAAATCTACAAAGCTATTGCTGCAAAATACAAAGAAGTTGCGATTCAATTTGATGGTTTTACAATTAAGAGTAAAGCTGATGAGTCACTAAATGCAATGGTTGAAGGTATTTCACTAGCTGACTATAAATTTGATCGTCACTTTGTAACTAAGACACCTGCAAAGTTAACAGAAATTACTTTTGATTCTGCTGCAAAGAAAACAGGTCTTAAGAAATTACAAAAAACTTTAGATGATACACTTGTTGTAACCGAGTCTATTAACGTTGGTAGAAATTTTGTTAACGAAGCACCAAATATTCTAAGAAGTACAACTTATGCAAAAGAAGTACTTGAAGATATTAAAGGAACCAAAGGCGTTAAGTCTAAAGTTCTTGGTAGAGCTGAACTTAAGAAAGAGAAGATGGGATTATTTCTATCAGTTAACGATGGTTCAGCATACGAGCCACAACTTGTTCACTTAACATATACTCCATCTAAAATGACGAAGAAAACAAAGCACATCGCTCTTGTTGGAAAGGGACTAGTATTTGATACAGGTGGATATTCTTTAAAGCCATCTGGATCAATGGTTAATATGAAATTTGATATGGCAGGGTCTGCAACTGTTTACTCTGCTTTTAGAGCAGTAGCAAAGCTTGGTCTTGACGTTAAAATTACTTGTATCCTTGGTATGACTGACAACGCAGTTAACGAGCATGCAACAATGCCAGATGCAATTGTAAAAGCTAGAAATGGTCTCTCTGTTGAGATCTTAAATACAGACGCAGAAGGTAGACTCGTTCTTGCAGATTGTTTAGACTACGCTTGTGATCAAAAACCAGATGCAATCATCGACTCTGCAACTCTTACTGGAGCCGTTCTTGTTTCTCTTGGTAATCAAGTTTGTGGAATCATGGGTAACGATCAAAAACTTACAGACAAAATCTTAAAATCTGCAAAGAATACTGATGAGTACATGTGGCAACTTCCAATCATTCAAGAGTTTCACGATGACTTGAAATCCCCTGTGGCTGATCTTAAGAATATTGGTGGTTCAAGCTTTGGTGGTTCATCAAAAGCTGCTGCTTTCTTATCAAAGTTTGTTAAGAATGATATTCCATGGGCCCACCTTGATATCGCAGGAATTGGTGACAGCCAAGGTCATAAGGCCTACTGTCCGACAAAAGGTGCATCAGGGCTTATTGTTAGAACACTTGTTGATTTCCTAAAGAACGCATAA
- a CDS encoding tRNA (cytidine(34)-2'-O)-methyltransferase, giving the protein MKKPLFKIVLNAPEIPGNTGSIGRTCAALNLELILIHPLGFDISEKAVRRAGLDYWDSIKISEYQSFDEFLETEKPSLEKLFFFTKSAQKNIFETSIQEDSYLIFGSESTGLPKELLSKYPSNQISLPILNENIRSLNLASIATAASYEAIRQIQFS; this is encoded by the coding sequence ATGAAAAAACCACTCTTTAAAATTGTTTTAAATGCTCCAGAGATACCAGGTAATACTGGCTCTATTGGCAGAACGTGTGCGGCCCTAAATTTAGAGCTCATACTCATTCATCCACTTGGCTTTGATATCTCAGAGAAGGCCGTAAGGCGTGCAGGTCTCGACTACTGGGACTCAATCAAGATAAGTGAGTACCAAAGCTTCGATGAGTTTCTAGAGACTGAGAAGCCTAGTTTAGAAAAACTCTTCTTCTTCACAAAGAGTGCACAGAAAAATATTTTTGAAACAAGTATTCAAGAAGATTCATATTTAATTTTTGGAAGTGAAAGTACAGGTCTTCCAAAAGAACTATTATCTAAATACCCTAGCAATCAAATCTCTCTTCCAATTTTAAACGAAAACATTCGATCCCTAAATCTAGCAAGTATCGCAACCGCCGCAAGCTACGAAGCCATCCGCCAAATCCAATTCTCATAG